The Tubulanus polymorphus chromosome 4, tnTubPoly1.2, whole genome shotgun sequence genomic interval tgtgaaataatttgtGGTTAAAATTGTGATATCTGATTTCGTCGTAGGCCGCGTTGTAACCGTCGTGATGCCGAATTGTTGGAGAAATATCCGGTTCCGTCTGCCGCACAGATTGCTACTAGCCATTGTTTACAGGACGGCGTCACGTCGAAGGAAAACTACCGCGATCGAATGCACAGTTTGTTGTACATTGAAGAAATggcgcaatattcaaatgtatcCAAGTACGTAATACACTGATACTGATTAGTGAAAAATTGTGAAGAATGGAATGTCTGCTTAGAAATGTGAGAATCTgtgaaatatgatgaaaatgtgtGAACAGTTCAAGAAAAGTGTCTGTCAAGATATTTTGATTGCCGCTTATGTCATATACTGCAGAgctttgaattcattttaatcTGTCCAAGTAGTAACCAATAACTGCTTATATTATTGATGTGAAACATTTGTAAAAGAttatgaaaaatgtgaaaaatcctgatatttcatagtagaaaattgtgaaaaagtAAGGATGTTATTCAGAGTTCATCAATTTGATCGATGTGAATTTTAAGCATTATCTATTCATAGGGAGTAGTGGCTAGCATCCAattatcagaaaaatcttAAGCTTAAAAGCTTAAGAAAAGTTTCAATGAAGTGGTAATTGTTTTTGAACATTCCAGAGTTCATCGATCTGATCCTTTTATGCTCGTACACTTCAGATATAACATCAAAACCTGGTTGGATTTAACGACACGATTCATGTTGATGCCTTCGACGTATTCCACGGCTAAATACGCTCAAAACGACGAGCTGTTCGCGCACACGAACCTAGCGACGGAGATCTCCGAGGATACCGCTCACGGGCGGCTCATTTTACAGAACGTCAATCGCGTTCTCATCGCGGCCGTCGATAAAAATAACAAGTCCGAAAACCAAACTCCCGAAAAGGTCAGTGGTTTATCACTTAATTCCTCCCTGAATCAGTGCACCGTCCCGAATCAGACCTAGATTCACCCCTGAGATTATTCATGCTATGATTAAAATTCCGCTGTACACCATTTTCACTACTGACCCTGTGAAAATAACTCATGAATTCTCCATTCATTCAGGACGTATCCTAAAATTTGCCTAAAATTCAGAATTCCGGTACTACTCATTACTAGCCTCACAGGTGTATGGTTTGAACTTTCTATTTTGAAGTTGTATGAAGCGATTCTAGAAGAGAAAGGCAAGGATTTCGTCTACATGAGATTATCGGCTCAGTGCGTTAAAGATCTAGATCTTCAAACTGATACGAGCGTGTACGTTCAGGTAAGAATACTGTAGTGCTATCTATCTTATACCGCAGGAGCACGAACTGAAGGTTTTAACAAATCTCTCAACTTCAATGTGAAAACAGGTCATACTGTCGAGCTTCGCCGATTCTATTTGAAATTACATGTTTTCGTACTACAGCGTAGGTtgactgattttatttgaaattacaAGCTTTCGATACTAATGCGAAGTAGCTTCATCAGTTACGGTACATGATAAATTACCTTCAGCTTAATCATTCTGATGAAGCTAAAGCTTGTAATTAACCTACACACAGTAATACCTGTATTCTCATTTCATTTGATTACGATGTAGCCTGATAACACaaatatctattttcattGTTAGATTCAGTTCCAGTTGAACCGATTGCCGTTGTGCGAGATGCATTTAGCTATCGACAATTTGCCGGATACGTCGATGATATTCCCCGATCTTTCTAAAATGATCAAGATACCGTGGAATCCACAGAAGTAAGAATCGAGAGAGTTGTTAAATGATTGTCTCAACCCACTGAGCACCACTCAGGGTATTATCAGCACCTTCGAAGTTTCTTTTTCGCATATAAGGGAAGAGAAGCTCTGTCACCTCCAGAATTCAATCCTATGAATCCTGGATTGTTGAGAAGTTTCACAAGCTCATGAACTGCACCTACTGAAgtttaaaaactaaaaaaccACGTCAAAGTCAATTACCTTAAATTTAAGCTTAATCGAATGAATTGTATATGGTTGATCCCATTGTTTTCAGACAATGGCATGAAAAATTTGACAAGAAATTGAACGCCAAACAACGCGAAGCAGTCGTCGCCATAACGACGAGTTTAACGCACCGATTACCGCCGATATTGTTGACCGGTCCGTACGGAACGGGGAAGACATTCGCTCTCGCTCAGGCTTCTCGTGAACTCATCAAACAGTCGAATACTCGTATTCTCATCTGTACACATTCAAACAGGTCAGTTTTAACTGGGAGAATTATGGACCCAGTTCTGCACcaggtttaaccctttcagtgctgactaattaatatccTATAGTGCttgagataatttgaaaattttgaaaaattccaccctagtgtgttgaatgatgggaataccactatagtgtgtctacactgtggcgcggtgtatcgttagttactaatatttcactatgtttgacaggtgctgccatctttcaatagcgATAGAAATTaattacaccaatacaccgcaatgcggtgtactagcaaaatccatcaccgatttatacaccgcattgtggtgtagatgcactgaaagggttaaaaggaccggaaaaaatcagggaaaactcgggggatttgtaaatgggcggAAATTCGCCACCCCGTTTAAAGGGTCATAAttattaattgatgtttactACTTATTTAGCGCTGCTGATCTATACATAAAGGATTACCTACACGGGTACGTTACTGACGGATTACTGGAAGCGAAACCGCTACGCGTCATGTACGAGGGTCGTTGGATTCAGACGGTCAGCCCGACAATACTCGAATACTGTATGCTTGATGCGAAATCTCATAACACTCAGTTCCGCTGCCCGACTAGACAGGATTTAGAAGAACATCGTATAATCGTTACGACGTTGAGTTCATCTAGAATGCTGTACAATATCGGACTCGAGAAAGGTATCTAACGCAAACCTATGATCCGGTTCAACTTTCTAAATTGAGTCCGTTCCAATTTAGAACTGACCCGGGGCTGTATCGTGATGAGTTTGGATTTTCCCTTGAATTTTATGACGAGTAATGGATACTACCAAGTGCAATTTTTGAGTGCTAATAGGTTAAAAAACTTTTCATTCATGTGGTTCCCATTTAAGCAAGGTTTTACTGATCGAATTATTTCGAtgtaacaacaacaaaaaaggCTTAAAAATTAAACGAATGAACATATGTTGTATGAACCTTTTGCGATTTTATTTCAGACTTTTTCACGCATATTCTGCTGGATGAGGCAGCTCAAGCAATGGAACTTGAGATGATAATGCCGCTAGCGCTGGCTGGTGAGAACACGCGTATTGTTATGGCTGGTGATCACGTTCAGGTCAGTatttacaacaaacttcaaggcaccagaaaatctgttcattatTACGATATTAATTAGATTATCCCTTAGTTCTGCTAAACCCAAGCATGGCCATTTACTTGGAAATCAAAGgaaagtcggggaattttcttttctttagaCAAGTGAGGgaataatcagggaattttgttaaAAAACTCAATCCAGGGAAATTTTTCGAGATTGCCAGACTGCCGAATAATCAAATGGTTTCCGTCTATGTTTTActttgttaattgattggattcttagcagatcaagtcagggaaaacaatgtgTATGTCGGGGAATAGTCGGGGAAAtagcaagtcaaataaaagtggccacttAAATTTTACTGATCATTCGCCCTTCTCTACGTATGCTATTTCAAGCATTATGTACATAGGTAGAAGTGGCCAATTTTGGATCCGAAGACAAGATCTGAAGAGTCATGCTGAAAAGTTTTTGGGCAATTTCATTTGACGTTAGACAAGGGCATTCTTTTTCTGTATTCAGTGAAAAGATACGCTTGTACACTATACACTACTGAGTATACCTACTTAACAAAACCTATGATAATTCATGGAtgttttgatatatatatataatatgtttcCAGATGAGTCCTGAAGTTCACTCAGACTTCGCTCGTCACCACGGTTTACACATCTCGCTGTTGGAACGTCTTTACGACATGTTCCCGAAAACAAACGCCTGCAAAATTCTGCTCTGCGAGAACTACCGCTCGCACAAAGCGATCATCGAATTCACGTCCGATTTGTTCTACGATAATAAACTGATCACGAGCGGCTCGCAGCCGCGACACGAGGTGTTCTATCCTCTGTCGTTTTTCACCGCTCGCGGGGAGGACGTTCAACACCAGAACAGCACCGGCTTCTACAACAACGCAGAGGTAATAGATCATCCTTCAAAAAATCTTGCTGATTAGATCGAAATTTAGGATCCAAATCCTGATCCAAATACTGCGTAAAACAATGAAGACCAATCTGCAGATTGCTAGTCGATCATTCCTGATTATCAGTATTTCGTTACGATTGTATCACAAGAAATACTGTTTAAAGTGTAcagaaatattaaaaatattactgAGGGTCCTGAAGAAATTGATTGCTGAGGAATTGTCATTCACATTTGAATGAGATGTCCctgaaaaaattaatacttgctACTAATAGCGCTATTCAAAGATTTGTAGCCCTGCTTGTGATTAgtgattgattttgtttttgaaggtTTATGAAATAGCCGAACGTGTCGCTTACGTGCAGAAAATGTGGCCAAAAACTTGGGGGCCGTTCGATGAAAACAGCATCGGGGTCGTGTCACCATACGCTGACCAGGTTCgcaattatcaattcattttatactTACCACatataaaatgatatattctcactgtatgaaataatgaacaatccCAATACAATTGATATCTAAAGTTTATTTCTCTAAAGTTCATCATTCTTGATACGTAAATAATAGTATAATGAACTGTGTATTTCTACAGGTCGTTAGAATTCGTGCTGAATTACGTAAACGAAAACTTGGTTCGATAAGCGTTGAACGTGTATTCAATGTACAAGGTGAGTCTTCTTATCATTAAACAATGCAGCGGCAACAACATCTCTGGTCTTCTATCAGTTTCAAACATCCCCGAGTAGATGTTTGTTTCCGTAGACAAGTctataattcaatgaaagataAAATCCACAATTACGAAGAAAAACTAGGAAAGTATTGCTTGGCTAGCCCGTATTGGTAATAGTCGGGATGATAACGTTTGCTTTTGAAACGCGATGAATTTCTATTGCTGCATTGCACGACGCTCAAGCTTACGAAATGTCTAATGCGGTAATAAAATCTAGGTTCTTATCGTAAATGAGTAAAGTTGTCGGCTTTATCGATCAAATCATTTTTACTCATTTCGATCGTGCAATGTTGCGTTGTTTATGGAATGACTCATTACTTCCTGGATGACAATACAACAGGGTCATACATCTCTTCAATAATGTCATAATTGATGTATAAACAGCCTGAGTATTACAGGTCATCTGTCGCTTATCTTCAATGTGACAGCAAGCCCATACTGAGGATTTTTCCGAGTTCGTTTTCATCGTGGGATTCGATCGTATTCTACCGTTGCAACCTGTACACACTGTTTGATTATAGTTATTGTAAATACGTTGTTCTAGAACAAACTGACAGTTGGTGatttgacaatttattttctgacattttcgaagttttgacATCAGAGAAACtcagaaaatgaattgttaaatcatcaaccataggtattgttcattaactcTGAAATACTCAGATCTATACGAGTCTCTAGtagttattatatattgttCTGTGTGTTTCTCTTACAGGTAAACAGTTCCGTGCTATATTTCTGAGTACGGTCAGAACGAGACACACGTGTCGTATTGAAAACACCAGCGACGAAAACGATTACGGATTCTTATCGAATGTGAAACTATTGAACACGGCGATCACACGGGCTCAGTCGTTAGTAGCGGTAGTCGGCGACCCGGTCTCGCTGTGTACCATCGGAAAATGCAGgtacataatataaaatagGGGGCTGATTGATGCGAAAAATGGATGTCTGCTTGTAAAAGtgtgaaaaatcatggaaaatGAGTGCAAATTTGAGAAAGCGTTTGTCAATATTCatgtattttcatatattttcatccATAATGACTTACGTAAATTCAGACTGACCTGGAAAATGTGTAAAACTAGAAAACACGGAATTTGGACAATGCTCTTGGCCTTACACTACCTTAtacagggaattttgtgttgtAACATAAAATCTGGTATAACTCAGGGGATTTGGTGAAAAGTGGCTACCCTGAAATTGTGGACTCATCTGATGAAGACTTAACTGAAGCACaatgaaaatcattgaatCCGCAATTGTTTTGTTTGCTATTCTACGTAGGAAAGTTTGGGAGACGTTTATCCAGACTTGCCACAACAATAACAGCCTGTACGGCATCACGTGGAAACAACTTCGATCGCAAATCGACGGAATCGAGCTGAAAAAGACGTACGTCCTGAATCCGCTGGCGCCGGAGTTTATTCCGAACCGTCTGCGACACGGCGCGTCGTCGCAACACTATTCGCCGATTGCCGCTCGCATGTACGGCAGCCATTCGGTATCGTGCGACCCTACAACGAATAATAATACACCGCAGCAGAATAGAACTCATAATATGCATTACATGCAACCGTTTATTCCTCAGGTAGGActcaaattatttcaattttttcaattcgatAAAGGATCCTACAATGACCATTACTGAAGGGAAAAAAGTTTATGTTCAGTAAACCTTACCTAACTCTTGAATTAAACAAACGTATGAGTTATGGATTGAGGCAGGTTTGATTGGTCTCCACTGATTCTGTGGTTCTCTTCTGACGCGTTATTTTTTCCCAGAATATGCTCTACCTATTTTGGAATAGCATCatctgtaaacccgatagaagtGGCTGATACAGAGTTTGTAATTGTTGAGATTGCTTTCTTTCTATTTATGAGAACTCAGCCTGGGTCCCGTTCACTGAAAAGTTAAACGAGAATTTCTGGTTTAATTGCTGTTGATGACAACAACAAATCATAGTTAACTGTTTAAAGCTCGaagttttttcatgaaaccgaaacctgggtccagtttcatagAAAGGATTTATTCCTTAAAAGAgtaaaacctttttgtgaagcTAGAACCTGAGTTAAACTCTCATACGTGAAATTGTTTAGGGGTGATGGCAATGTTTATTAAAGTGAGCAATTGagtattaattgaatattgttTATTGTAATCAGTTTCAGATGTATCCACAACCGGTTGGATTCGGTTATTACGGGATGGCTCCGTGGTTTCCGAGGTTTTCTCCGCTGATGGCTCAATATCCGGGTATGAATGCTCGCTGCGGCAGTGGCGGCACTGGTGGCGCTACCGTACGTCCCGGCTTATCAATGCCCCTTGATCCGTTCGGATTCCCGCTCGTCGTACCGTCGTACGTGCCGCAACAATTACCGAACCCGGTACCGAGCGATCATTATACAGTCGTGTCGGTCAGTCGTCCCGCAACCGCTGAAACCCCCGAACATCGAAAACGCGTAAACTCCGGCGGAGGGAATGCTCCGAATTCGAAATCTGCCGTAAAAGCAGTGGCGACGACAAGTTTCCCACCGAGGCCTGTGTGGACGACCGCTCCGAAATATACCCCACCTTGGATGTGCAATAATAACAGGTTGGCCGCGACGGGAAAAGTGTCCGGTTTCGAGACAAATCACCATCGACCCGAAAGTCAAGACGGGTCGACGGGGTCTCAATCGGCGACCATGTTGCTCAGTCCGTATTTACAACGTGAATTCTACAGTTACATACAGCAGAAAGACGGACAAAACGAAGCGAACAAATTTCTCGATAAGTTACTCGCGACGTCGTACGAGGGTCGGCCATTTGTTCGGAATAACGCAGGAGCCGCCGCTACCGCAGCTGGAGGAGGTCGCGCGAAAGATCAGAAAAACGCGACCGTTGTTTCGGTGAGTCGACGTCAGCGTACGCGTAGTCAGTCGTCGAGCGCGGCGCCGGCAGACGCCGTAGATTCTATTAACGGTTCGATTATCGACTGGAACAAGTTGAACGCCGGTCGTAGCGTGGCATTGGCTAATTCAAATTCGACAAAAACGGTTtcgcaacaacaacagcaacagcagcagcagtgtaAAACTAATGTGAACAGTAGTAGTACGCAGACGGAATCATTGACCGCACCGGcttacaacaacaacagcaataACAACCAATTGAAAAGGGCGGAAACGTTCAATAAGAACGCCACGGTAAACGTAGGCTCAGTGCTCGAAACTGAACGTCGAGAAAAGGCCGATTTCATCAGCGAATATCTGATGAATGATCCGGATGCTCCAATCGCTGTTGATCAAGTCGTACGGTTTCTCGAGGACAGCATCGATAG includes:
- the LOC141904494 gene encoding putative helicase with zinc finger domain translates to MDASAGERAVKLFQQAQYVDACAIYSKCLERIVESSNQDDHGKRVQLLLNRSACHVKLKNYEAAIEDYEQVLLIDELNAKAFLKKIKALSSIGKFVNAFETAKTWLEKDEQNVQAKKEVDRLEIVVKALLDQQLDEDDDDVIIIDNGITVDWEKEENVESTPSIEKTKPDTCSNCDITDDNEEENDSMKIDLAIDACLEPASGGANENDDDVDVEDEKGDDDDGELEVDIADNNDNSQQSGDDKNDGGRTWRFREPPRGLTSEEFQKCPRFMSSGICRFGDKCTEAHCDGELLEWRKRFDDRYEQLQRERDEENRGAGLSYAEQLLEKWMNADNPETIMTSNPPGIKFYCNSDSSITMATKRCNHAWLFTLTSKLYLARVILLDESKRHFNITSVTIGPKKNQKSQKLDESCQEWLNPVDQNNLSKNETVYRVKILFRTDIFGTFRQTVVFDFGVEPVMCQQLCVDSSPVIDVDKLQAELTLSESGRWEVSTIPIVEFLPKPRCNRRDAELLEKYPVPSAAQIATSHCLQDGVTSKENYRDRMHSLLYIEEMAQYSNVSKYNIKTWLDLTTRFMLMPSTYSTAKYAQNDELFAHTNLATEISEDTAHGRLILQNVNRVLIAAVDKNNKSENQTPEKLYEAILEEKGKDFVYMRLSAQCVKDLDLQTDTSVYVQIQFQLNRLPLCEMHLAIDNLPDTSMIFPDLSKMIKIPWNPQKQWHEKFDKKLNAKQREAVVAITTSLTHRLPPILLTGPYGTGKTFALAQASRELIKQSNTRILICTHSNSAADLYIKDYLHGYVTDGLLEAKPLRVMYEGRWIQTVSPTILEYCMLDAKSHNTQFRCPTRQDLEEHRIIVTTLSSSRMLYNIGLEKDFFTHILLDEAAQAMELEMIMPLALAGENTRIVMAGDHVQMSPEVHSDFARHHGLHISLLERLYDMFPKTNACKILLCENYRSHKAIIEFTSDLFYDNKLITSGSQPRHEVFYPLSFFTARGEDVQHQNSTGFYNNAEVYEIAERVAYVQKMWPKTWGPFDENSIGVVSPYADQVVRIRAELRKRKLGSISVERVFNVQGKQFRAIFLSTVRTRHTCRIENTSDENDYGFLSNVKLLNTAITRAQSLVAVVGDPVSLCTIGKCRKVWETFIQTCHNNNSLYGITWKQLRSQIDGIELKKTYVLNPLAPEFIPNRLRHGASSQHYSPIAARMYGSHSVSCDPTTNNNTPQQNRTHNMHYMQPFIPQFQMYPQPVGFGYYGMAPWFPRFSPLMAQYPGMNARCGSGGTGGATVRPGLSMPLDPFGFPLVVPSYVPQQLPNPVPSDHYTVVSVSRPATAETPEHRKRVNSGGGNAPNSKSAVKAVATTSFPPRPVWTTAPKYTPPWMCNNNRLAATGKVSGFETNHHRPESQDGSTGSQSATMLLSPYLQREFYSYIQQKDGQNEANKFLDKLLATSYEGRPFVRNNAGAAATAAGGGRAKDQKNATVVSVSRRQRTRSQSSSAAPADAVDSINGSIIDWNKLNAGRSVALANSNSTKTVSQQQQQQQQQCKTNVNSSSTQTESLTAPAYNNNSNNNQLKRAETFNKNATVNVGSVLETERREKADFISEYLMNDPDAPIAVDQVVRFLEDSIDSDDSDDATDTASSSSYAGVLSRQQRGGNDLTTASAREMTAEIFPFTERGVVPSSNHRRSAPPGHENQQWRNLSRLSFVGSNRGPEPAAYSVANISVTANSVQRPTATTPFSQTQHPIHHQRAMPVTSSVSRIRSTSALPQQQTRQPTSTTINSDLYGLLRHQLVAPPQNNTIVESEIQDPLEVLKNLNIKASPGTQAFYQYFS